In Fusobacterium hwasookii, a single window of DNA contains:
- a CDS encoding AAA family ATPase — MSDIKKAKELLKRYSSARIPFIVINTMERDRTLEVLKEVAEELTISFFVHTMSKGIYDISSGKVLSEDKSIYSAIDYMSDQMKRRQNLTLVLTGIPDISSENADAKQLFDLVTHANETGGSIIVFTNGGVWNQLQRLGMTLKIDNPNEEEMYDIIKKYIDDYRNEITIEWEESDIREAAAILNGVTRIEAENVIATLIAKREITKEDMDEVRFAKDRLFSNISGLEKIDVDESIINVGGLAGLRKWLDEKKELLKVEKKDLLKEKGLRSPRGILLVGVPGCGKSLSAKAISASWKLPLYRLDFATVQGSYVGQSEQQLKDALTTAENVSPCILWIDEIEKGLSGAGSSNDGGVSTRMVGQFLFWLQESRKQVFVVATANDVSMLPSELLRRGRFDELFFIDLPTSEERFDIIKMYMRKYLSLDFAGELANKIVDMTEGFTGADLESTVRDLAYRVIANEDFVLDEENVVQAFSNVVPLSQTSPEKIAAIRDWGKERAVPASGKPIGAEEIKTNTESRTRKLLV; from the coding sequence ATGAGTGATATTAAAAAGGCAAAAGAACTATTAAAGAGATATTCAAGTGCTAGAATACCTTTTATTGTTATTAATACAATGGAAAGAGATAGAACACTTGAAGTTTTAAAAGAAGTTGCAGAGGAATTGACTATATCGTTTTTTGTGCATACTATGTCAAAAGGAATATATGATATTTCAAGCGGAAAAGTCCTAAGTGAAGATAAATCTATATATAGTGCAATAGATTATATGAGTGATCAAATGAAAAGAAGACAGAATTTGACATTAGTATTGACAGGAATACCAGATATCAGTTCTGAAAATGCAGATGCAAAACAATTATTTGACTTGGTTACTCATGCCAATGAAACAGGTGGAAGTATAATAGTTTTCACTAATGGTGGGGTATGGAATCAATTACAAAGATTGGGAATGACTTTAAAAATAGATAACCCTAATGAAGAAGAAATGTATGATATTATCAAAAAATATATAGATGATTATAGAAATGAAATTACTATTGAATGGGAAGAATCAGATATTAGAGAGGCAGCTGCTATACTAAATGGTGTTACTAGAATAGAAGCAGAAAATGTTATAGCAACTTTAATTGCAAAAAGAGAAATTACAAAAGAAGATATGGATGAAGTAAGGTTTGCTAAGGATAGATTATTTTCTAATATATCTGGTTTAGAAAAGATAGATGTTGATGAAAGTATAATAAATGTTGGAGGACTAGCAGGACTTAGAAAATGGCTTGATGAAAAGAAAGAACTTTTAAAAGTTGAGAAAAAAGATTTATTAAAAGAAAAAGGACTTCGTTCACCAAGAGGAATTTTACTTGTTGGAGTTCCAGGTTGTGGAAAATCTTTATCAGCTAAAGCAATATCTGCAAGTTGGAAGTTACCATTATATAGACTGGATTTTGCAACTGTTCAAGGCAGCTATGTCGGGCAATCTGAACAACAATTAAAAGATGCTTTAACAACAGCAGAAAATGTTTCTCCTTGTATACTTTGGATAGATGAAATTGAAAAAGGGCTATCAGGGGCAGGAAGCTCAAATGATGGTGGAGTATCTACAAGAATGGTAGGACAATTTTTGTTCTGGTTACAAGAATCAAGAAAACAAGTATTTGTTGTGGCAACAGCTAATGATGTTTCTATGTTACCATCAGAACTTTTAAGAAGAGGAAGATTTGATGAGTTATTCTTTATAGATTTACCTACATCAGAAGAAAGATTTGATATTATTAAAATGTATATGAGAAAATATTTAAGTTTAGATTTTGCAGGAGAATTAGCAAACAAAATAGTTGATATGACAGAAGGTTTTACAGGAGCAGACTTAGAATCAACAGTCAGAGATTTAGCATATAGAGTTATTGCTAATGAAGATTTTGTCTTAGATGAAGAAAATGTAGTACAAGCTTTTTCAAATGTTGTACCTTTATCACAAACAAGCCCTGAAAAAATAGCAGCTATAAGAGATTGGGGAAAAGAAAGAGCAGTTCCTGCCTCAGGAAAACCTATTGGGGCAGAGGAAATTAAAACTAATACAGAATCAAGAACAAGAAAACTACTTGTTTAG
- a CDS encoding tetratricopeptide repeat protein: MDEKFWEKINTYGENGEFDKVVREIKKLPEDKLDIELINVLGRSYMNLGDYENALDTYLSFIGKATEDVKDVDIWLYSECGWLCNEVGDYEQGLKYLLEAEKLGRDDEWLNTEIGQCLGRLERPEEGLERLKKSLKLIEKEAPENIQEKIFINSELGFLNGVLENSEEALKYFYIAKDLGRNDNWIYMHLWLNLESTKGKEEALKYFEDEVKANDKNAVLWESLGQIYMNVFQDYDKAEKAFKKAFGLSGDGLNLYNRGIALRLLGKYEEAVEVLLHSRKISVQEGDVTDGEDLDLARCYVALKDKENAEKYLDLAREGLENVPEEHADEFEANLDELEDLIEKL, encoded by the coding sequence ATGGATGAAAAATTTTGGGAAAAAATAAACACTTATGGAGAAAATGGAGAATTTGATAAAGTTGTAAGAGAAATTAAAAAGCTTCCAGAAGATAAACTTGATATAGAATTAATAAATGTACTTGGTAGATCTTATATGAATTTAGGAGATTATGAAAATGCTCTTGATACATATCTATCTTTTATAGGGAAAGCTACAGAAGATGTTAAAGATGTTGATATATGGCTTTACTCTGAGTGTGGTTGGTTATGTAATGAAGTTGGAGACTATGAACAAGGACTTAAATACCTATTAGAAGCTGAAAAATTAGGTAGAGATGATGAATGGTTAAACACTGAAATTGGGCAATGTTTAGGAAGACTTGAAAGACCAGAAGAAGGTCTTGAAAGACTTAAAAAATCATTAAAATTAATTGAAAAAGAAGCACCAGAAAATATTCAAGAAAAGATTTTTATTAATTCTGAATTAGGATTTCTTAATGGAGTTTTAGAAAATTCAGAAGAAGCTTTAAAGTATTTCTATATAGCAAAGGATTTAGGAAGAAATGACAACTGGATATATATGCATCTTTGGTTGAATTTAGAAAGTACTAAAGGAAAAGAAGAAGCTTTAAAATATTTTGAAGATGAAGTAAAAGCTAATGATAAAAATGCTGTTCTTTGGGAGTCGTTAGGGCAAATTTATATGAATGTGTTCCAAGATTATGATAAAGCTGAAAAAGCATTTAAAAAGGCTTTTGGACTTAGTGGAGACGGCCTAAACCTATATAACAGAGGTATAGCTTTAAGATTACTTGGAAAATATGAAGAAGCTGTAGAAGTTCTTTTACATTCAAGAAAAATTTCTGTTCAAGAAGGAGATGTAACAGATGGAGAAGATTTAGATCTTGCTCGTTGTTATGTAGCATTGAAAGATAAGGAAAATGCTGAAAAGTACTTAGATCTTGCTAGAGAAGGTTTAGAAAATGTTCCAGAAGAACATGCAGATGAATTTGAAGCTAATTTAGATGAATTAGAAGATTTAATAGAAAAATTATAA
- a CDS encoding bacteriocin immunity protein, whose protein sequence is MLERKELIDLIEQIKNFEGTEEEEDILFKKLQNLVLDPEISDYIYWTDMSSEEIADKVLAYKPIILENK, encoded by the coding sequence ATGTTGGAAAGAAAAGAATTAATAGATTTAATAGAACAAATAAAAAACTTTGAAGGAACAGAGGAAGAAGAAGATATTCTTTTCAAAAAACTACAAAATTTAGTTTTGGATCCAGAAATATCTGATTATATATACTGGACTGATATGAGTTCAGAAGAAATAGCAGACAAAGTATTGGCTTATAAACCAATCATATTAGAGAATAAGTAA
- a CDS encoding tetratricopeptide repeat protein, protein MKEEILQKIESLYDLDKHEEIIEMIEALPAEQLSAELISELGRAYNNSGQYEKGLEVLKGIEFEEGNSPSWNWRIAYSYYFLDDFINAEKHLLKAIELNPEEEFTYTLLIETYISLSKVEDQNGNYEKAIEYALEAKKYVRDEEGEANADSFLAWLYDRYGHYPEAEEILKNQINKSKNDEWLYSELGFCLAEQGRQEEALESYLKAVELGRDDAWIFTRMGMCYKNMDKKEEALENYLKALELKEDDIFIMSDIAWLYDSIGEFEKGLKYLERLSELGENDVWTNTEYGYCLAKLKRYEEAIVKINRALEIEDDDKDTAYIYSQLGWCKRHLGNYDEAIEAFTQAKKWGRNDAWLLIEIGHCYKGKDDREKALEFYLKAEKLDKNDIYLLSDIAWHYDALNKHEEGLKYIKRAVRLGRDDAWINEEYGSCLGGLGKYKEAIKKYEYALNLDDENKDEAYINSQLGWCHRQAGEYEKAIEYDKKAKELGRNDVWINVEIGMCYAKLEEYEKAIENYLVAYEMDSEDSLTLTELGWVYDAMEKYEDGLQFLLKAEKLGRDDEWLNTEIGVNLGRSGKTEEGIERLQKSLTMIEDDDTEQKIFVNSEIGWLYGRLEEPNPEEAIKYLKVAKELGRDDEWLNSELGFELGYNQDTRKEALEHFERAIELGRNDAWVHEMRGTLLLDLGKYEEALESFRKAYSLNKDGWYLYSIGRCLRRLERYEEAIENLLESRQISLDEEDVVDGEDLELAFCYIGVGDKEKAEEYLKSARESIEEQGTLNDYIQEEINEIEKGILSLTRLS, encoded by the coding sequence TTGAAAGAAGAAATATTACAAAAAATAGAAAGTTTGTATGATTTAGATAAACATGAAGAAATAATTGAGATGATTGAAGCCTTACCAGCAGAACAATTAAGTGCAGAATTAATAAGTGAATTAGGGAGAGCTTATAATAATAGTGGACAATATGAAAAAGGTCTAGAAGTATTAAAGGGAATAGAGTTTGAAGAAGGTAATAGTCCTAGTTGGAATTGGAGAATAGCCTATTCTTACTATTTTTTAGATGATTTTATCAATGCTGAGAAACATTTATTAAAAGCTATTGAATTAAATCCAGAAGAAGAATTTACTTACACTTTATTAATAGAAACATATATATCTCTATCAAAGGTTGAAGACCAAAATGGAAACTATGAGAAAGCAATAGAATATGCACTTGAAGCTAAAAAATATGTCAGAGATGAAGAAGGAGAAGCAAATGCAGATTCATTTTTAGCTTGGTTATATGATAGATATGGACATTATCCAGAAGCAGAAGAAATTTTAAAAAATCAAATAAATAAAAGTAAAAATGATGAATGGCTATACTCTGAACTAGGTTTTTGTTTAGCAGAACAAGGAAGACAAGAAGAAGCCTTAGAAAGTTATTTAAAAGCAGTAGAATTAGGTAGAGATGATGCTTGGATTTTTACAAGAATGGGTATGTGCTATAAAAATATGGATAAAAAAGAAGAAGCCTTAGAAAATTATTTAAAAGCTCTTGAATTAAAAGAAGATGATATCTTTATAATGTCAGATATAGCTTGGTTATATGATTCAATAGGAGAATTTGAAAAAGGATTAAAATATTTAGAAAGACTTTCTGAACTTGGAGAAAATGATGTTTGGACAAATACAGAATATGGATATTGCCTAGCAAAACTTAAAAGATATGAAGAAGCTATTGTAAAAATTAATCGTGCCTTAGAAATTGAAGATGATGATAAAGACACTGCATATATTTATAGCCAACTTGGTTGGTGTAAAAGACATTTAGGAAACTATGATGAAGCTATTGAAGCATTTACACAAGCTAAAAAATGGGGTAGAAATGATGCTTGGCTACTTATTGAGATAGGACATTGTTATAAGGGAAAAGATGATAGAGAAAAGGCATTAGAATTCTATTTAAAAGCTGAAAAACTTGATAAAAATGATATTTATCTTTTATCAGATATAGCTTGGCATTATGATGCTTTAAATAAACATGAAGAAGGTTTAAAATATATTAAGAGAGCAGTAAGACTTGGTAGGGATGATGCTTGGATAAATGAAGAATATGGTTCTTGTCTAGGAGGACTAGGAAAATACAAAGAAGCTATAAAAAAATATGAATATGCTTTGAATTTAGATGATGAAAATAAGGATGAGGCATATATTAATAGTCAACTTGGTTGGTGTCATCGTCAAGCAGGAGAATATGAAAAAGCTATTGAATATGATAAAAAAGCAAAAGAATTAGGAAGAAATGATGTTTGGATAAATGTTGAAATAGGAATGTGTTATGCCAAACTAGAAGAATATGAAAAAGCTATTGAAAATTATCTAGTTGCTTATGAAATGGATAGTGAGGATTCATTAACATTGACAGAACTTGGTTGGGTTTATGATGCAATGGAAAAATATGAAGATGGTCTTCAATTTCTATTAAAAGCTGAAAAACTTGGTAGAGATGATGAATGGCTTAATACAGAAATAGGAGTAAATTTAGGTAGAAGTGGTAAGACAGAAGAAGGAATTGAAAGGTTACAAAAATCTTTAACTATGATTGAAGATGATGATACAGAGCAAAAAATCTTTGTAAATTCTGAAATAGGTTGGCTTTATGGAAGACTTGAAGAACCTAATCCAGAAGAAGCAATAAAATACTTAAAGGTAGCAAAAGAGTTAGGAAGAGATGATGAATGGCTTAATTCAGAGCTAGGTTTTGAGTTAGGGTATAATCAAGACACAAGAAAAGAAGCCTTGGAACATTTTGAGAGAGCAATTGAGCTTGGAAGAAATGATGCTTGGGTTCATGAAATGAGAGGGACACTTTTACTAGACTTAGGAAAATATGAAGAAGCGTTAGAATCATTTAGAAAAGCTTATTCTTTAAATAAAGATGGTTGGTATTTATATTCTATTGGAAGATGTTTAAGAAGACTAGAAAGATATGAAGAAGCTATTGAAAATCTTTTAGAATCAAGACAAATATCATTGGATGAAGAAGATGTGGTAGATGGAGAAGATTTAGAATTAGCATTCTGTTATATTGGTGTTGGAGATAAAGAGAAAGCTGAAGAATATTTAAAATCTGCTAGAGAATCAATAGAAGAACAAGGAACTTTAAATGATTATATACAAGAAGAAATAAATGAAATAGAAAAGGGTATACTTTCCTTAACTAGACTTTCTTAA